TTCACACTATCGCCACGACTACTCAATACCGCAGGAACCTTAGCTCCAGCTACAATAGCTCCTTGTTCTCCACCAGCTAATTTAGTATTGGCTTTATAAAAAACGTTTCCAGATTCAATATTTGGAAAAAGAATACAATCTGCATTACCAGCTACCTCGCCACCTACTTTTTTAATTTCTGCGCTTTCTTTGTCAATGGCCAAATCAAGACTTAAAGGACCATCAACCCAAGCACCTTTTATCTGACCTCTTTCAGCCATCTTGGCCATTAAAGCACCATCCACACTAGCTTGCATCTTAATAGACACCTGCTCGGAAGCTGCTAAAACAGCTAATCTTGGTTTTGCAATCCCCAATGATTTAGAGGTTTTAATCAAGTAATTAGCGATAGCCAATTTCTCTTTCAATTCAGGCGCTGGAATAATAGCCACATCACCAACCACCAATAATTTATGATAATTAGGAGTTTCCATTACTGTAACATGGCTTAAAGTAGCTTTAGGAGGCATCAAACCTATTTCTTTATTCAGGATGGCTCTCATATACTGATCAGTACTCACCAATCCTTTCATGATTAAGTCGCCTTCTCCTTTATT
The Lentimicrobium sp. L6 genome window above contains:
- a CDS encoding phosphate acyltransferase — its product is MELTKLDQMFEVLKGKEKKVLVAAYANDHHTIGAVSTAIDMDIVDAILVGDIDTMKSICEEEGIDPNKFKMVQEADGQKAAFKACELINKGEGDLIMKGLVSTDQYMRAILNKEIGLMPPKATLSHVTVMETPNYHKLLVVGDVAIIPAPELKEKLAIANYLIKTSKSLGIAKPRLAVLAASEQVSIKMQASVDGALMAKMAERGQIKGAWVDGPLSLDLAIDKESAEIKKVGGEVAGNADCILFPNIESGNVFYKANTKLAGGEQGAIVAGAKVPAVLSSRGDSVKTKLYSIALAALQA